The Populus alba chromosome 6, ASM523922v2, whole genome shotgun sequence genome contains a region encoding:
- the LOC118042121 gene encoding putative disease resistance RPP13-like protein 1, which translates to MHDLATHVAGFHRTKVERLGNWISELTRQNDTELDLSLSSAKRLRTLVLLQGGKWDEGLWEYICREFRRLRVLVLSHLGMKEVSPLIEKLKHLKYLDLSNNDMEALSNSVTSLVNLQVLKLNGCRKLKELPRDISKLINLRHLDIGCTLDGDLCMDLEYMPRGIGKLTSLQTLSCFVVAKKSSSKSEMIGGLDELSRLNELRGRLEIIVSRYRRNSWIFEFGGAILEFGARLVDKKYLPSMTVRLDSDLFGDSDIDLYDKMLPNSSLQELRVEVYVGMRFPSWVSHLSNLVIIVLENCRSLKHIPPLDGIPSLQELTIVHLDGLDYIDSEGVGGKGVPMFFPSLKRLVMRKCLRLKRWSRDEMNDDRSIMLSFPRLSSLHIERCPNLTSMPLFPTLDEGLFLERTSSMPLQQTMKMTSPVSSPLSKLKSLHMTSIDDLESLPEVGLQNLSSLQQLVIFGCEILKSLPLPDQGMPSLQKIEVGNCRELKSLSESESQGRIPYLPSLQLLVISDCSEELSGRARGWGKESEEEWPNIKHILDILIDWNYIQMEGRYVKGEGWRYCVEWDD; encoded by the coding sequence ATGCATGATCTTGCAACCCATGTTGCTGGTTTTCATAGGACCAAAGTGGAGCGTCTAGGAAATTGGATTAGTGAATTGACTCGGCAAAATGACACGGAATTAGATTTGTCTTTGTCTAGTGCAAAACGTCTAAGAACACTTGTATTATTGCAAGGTGGAAAATGGGATGAGGGGTTATGGGAGTATATTTGTCGAGAGTTTAGGCGTTTACGTGTGCTTGTTTTGAGTCATCTGGGAATGAAGGAAGTGTCACCTCTCATTGAAAAGCTCAAGCATCTGAAATATCTTGATCTTTCAAATAATGACATGGAGGCGCTTTCTAATTCTGTCACCAGTCTGGTAAATTTGCAAGTGCTAAAGCTCAATGGTTGTAGGAAACTTAAGGAACTACCTAGGGATATTAGTAAGCTGATCAATCTGAGGCATCTTGATATTGGTTGCACTCTTGATGGTGATTTATGTATGGATTTAGAGTATATGCCTCGTGGGATTGGGAAATTAACTAGTCTACAGACGTTGTCATGTTTTGTGGTTGCAAAAAAAAGTAGTTCTAAATCTGAGATGATAGGTGGATTGGATGAGTTGAGTAGGTTAAATGAATTGAGAGGGAGGCTAGAAATAATAGTCAGCAGATATAGGAGGAATTCTTGGATATTTGAATTTGGAGGAGCTATATTAGAATTTGGAGCTAGATTGgtagataaaaaatatcttcCGTCGATGACCGTACGGTTGGACTCAGACCTGTTTGGTGATTCAGATATTGATTTGTATGATAAAATGTTGCCAAACTCAAGTCTTCAAGAGTTGAGAGTTGAAGTCTATGTAGGTATGAGGTTTCCTAGTTGGGTTTCACATCTCTCAAATCTTGTAATTATTGTTCTAGAAAACTGTAGAAGCCTTAAGCATATCCCTCCGTTAGATGGAATCCCTTCTCTTCAAGAATTAACGATTGTGCATTTGGATGGTTTGGATTACATAGATAGTGAGGGTGTTGGAGGAAAAGGAGTGCCGATGTTTTTCCCATCCTTAAAGAGACTTGTGATGAGGAAATGTCTTAGACTGAAGAGATGGAGTAGAGATGAGATGAATGATGATAGGTCGATAATGCTCTCTTTTCCTCGTCTTTCTTCCTTGCACATTGAACGGTGTCCAAATCTGACTTCAATGCCGTTGTTTCCAACTCTCGATGAAGGTCTTTTTTTAGAGAGGACTAGTTCAATGCCATTACAGCAGACAATGAAGATGACATCACCAGTCTCTTCACCTCTCTCCAAATTGAAGAGTCTACATATGACGTCAATTGATGACCTGGAATCTCTTCCGGAAGTAGGGCTGCaaaatctctcttctcttcaaCAGCTAGTGATATTTGGATGCGAAATATTGAAGTCTCTGCCACTGCCTGATCAAGGGATGCCTTCTCTTCAGAAAATAGAAGTTGGTAATTGCAGAGAATTGAAGTCGCTATCTGAATCTGAATCTCAAGGGAGGATACCCTACCTTCCCTCTTTGCAACTATTAGTAATCAGTGACTGCAGTGAAGAGCTGAGCGGAAGAGCAAGAGGATGGGGAAAGGAGAGCGAGGAGGAGTGGCCTAACATTAAACACATTCTAGATATTCTAATTGATTGGAATTACATTCAAATGGAGGGTCGCTATGTAAAGGGTGAAGGATGGAGATACTGTGTTGAATGGGATGATTAG